The DNA segment TGGATTGGGGCTACCCGCTGCTCGATGGACCGAACACCCAGAAACAGGACTCGCGACTGCACTTCAGTGTGCAGGCGACTTTCTGACCCTTTTTTCCGGAGAACCCTTCACATGCAACGCCTATTTCTGAGCCTGTTGATCTGCCTGGGCTTCGTGCTCCCGGCCACCGCCCAAGCCTGGTGGCAGGACGACTGGCACTACCGTAAACAGATCTCGCTGGACACCACCCCCCAAGGCGCCGCGATCAATCAGGCGCTGGGCCGTACTGCCTTGCTGGTGCGCTTGCACACCGGCAACTTCACCTTCGACGGGGTCAAGGAAGACGGCGCCGACCTGCGTTTTGTCAGCGCCGACGACAAGACCGTGTTCAATCACCAGATCGAGAGCTTCGACCCGCTGATGGGCATGGCGTTGATCTGGGTCGATGTGCCCAAGATCGAGGGCGGCCAGCGTCAGGACCTGTGGATGTACTACGGCAACGACAAGGCCCCGGCGACCGGCAACGGCCAACTGACGTTCGATCCGAGCTACACCGCGCTCTACCATTTCGAGGGCGCCAACGGCACGCCGGCCCGTGACACCACGGCCTATGGCAACACCGCGCTGAACGCCACCGGTGCGAGCATCGACGGCGTGATCGGGCGGGCCTTGCAGTTCAGCGGCCAGCCGTTGCTGTTGCCGGCCAGTCCGTCGTTGCAACACACCGCCAGCGGCGCCTTTACTTTCAGTGCCTGGCTGCGCCTGGACCAGGCCGCCGGTGAGCAAGTGGTGCTGGCCCGCCGTGAAGGCAGCAGCAGCCTGGTGCTGGGCCTGAACCAGGGCATGCCGTTTGTCGAGATCGACGGCCAGCGTGCGGTATCGACCCAGCCGCTGAACCCCGGCCAATGGCAACACCTGGCCTTTACGGCCGCTGGCAACGCCGTGACCCTGTATGTCAACGGCCGCGAAACCGCGACCCTGGCGCTGGCGATGCCGGCGTTCAATTCCCAGCTGGCCATTGGCGCCGACCTGCCGGAGTCCACCGGCGGCCTGCTGCCCTTTGCCGGGGCGATGGATGAGCTGCGCCTGTCCAAAGTCGCACGCCCGGCGGGGGCGTTGTTGGCCGATGCCAGCGCCCAGGGTTCTGAGTCGAAACTGCTGGCCTATGGCGTGGATGAAGAACAGTCGGGCTTTGGTTTCGGCAGCCTGGGCTTTTTGCTCAAGGCCGTGCCTATCGACGCCTGGGTGATCATCCTGGTGCTGGTGGCGATGATGGTCCAGTCGTGGGTCATCATGCTCCGCAAGAACCGCATGGTCAGCCGCGTCAGCAGTGCCAACGAGATCTTCCGCGAGCAGTTCGCGCAGATCGGCACCCGCCTGGAGATGTACTACGACGACCAGATCCTGGCCGAGCGCCTCAGCCACTCGTCGTTATGGCGCCTGTACCGCGTCGCCGTCCAGGAAATCCGCACCCGCCGCGCCCAGGGCGCCGACACCAGCTCGGTCTCGGCAGCCACCATCGAAGCCATCCGTTGCTCCATGGACGGCGTGCGCACCCGGGAAAACCAGCAGCTCAGCGCCAAGCTCTCGACCCTGTCCAACGCCATTGCCGGCGGCCCGTATATCGGCCTGCTCGGTACGGTGCTGGGGATCATGGTGGTGTTCCTCGGCACGGCCATGGCCGGCGACGTGAACATCAATGCGATCGCCCCGGGCATGGCTGCTGCGTTGCTGGCCACCGCCATGGGCCTGTTTGTCGCGATCCCCGCACTGTTTGGCTACAACCGCCTGATCACCCGCAACAAGGAGGTCAGTGCCGACATGCGGGTGTTCGTCGATGAGTTCATCACCCGCCTGGCCGAGATGCACGGCGAGAGCCAGTCCAGCGAAGCCGGGCATCGGCGCGCCCAGCCAGCCCACGTACCGGCCTGAGGAGAATCAGCATGGCTTCTGTGAATGCCTCCCACGACGATGACGAAGACGCCGCCGTCGACAACATCAACATCACGCCCCTGGTGGACGTGCTGATGGTGGTGCTGGTGATGTTTATCCTCACCGCCACGGCCCAGGTCTCGGGGATCCAGATCCACTTGCCCAAGGCCAGCGCCTCGGTGTCGTTGTCCGAGGCCAAGACCAAGGCGATTTCGGTGAATGACGGCGGCCAGGTATTCCTCGACGCCTACCCGGTAACCCTGGGGGAACTGGAAGAACGCCTGCGTATCGAGAAGGCCCTGAACCCGGAGTTTCCGGTGATTGTGCGCGGCGATGCCACGGTGCAGTACCAGAAGGTCATCGAGGTGCTTGATTTGCTGCGCCGCCTGGAGCTGTCCCAGGTCGGCCTGGTCACTGGCAAACCATCATGACCGCACAGATGCCGATCCCACCCACGCCCGTGAAGAAGTCGCCGCTGCGCCCGCTGAAGTGGGGCGCCGGCCTGCTGGTGGGCGCCGTGGCCGCGTGGTTCCTGTGGCAGTGGGCCAATGACATGAGCGGCGTGCGCCGCGAAGCGCCCAAGGTGCCGATGATTATCCCGTTGCCGCCACCACCGCCGCCGCCCCCGGAACCGCCCAAGGAGCCCGAGCCCCAGGTCGAGGAAAAGATCCCCGAGCCTGAGCCCACACCTGCGCCGGAGGAGATCAAGCCGGAGCAAGAGGCACCCCCGAGTCCCGCCGACGACCTGGCCAACCCGATGCAGATCGACGGTGATGCCCAGGCCGGTAACGACGGTTTCAACGTGGGGGCCGGCAAGGGCGGCGGCATGGCCGGCTCCGGTGGGGGCGGCCTGGGCACGGGCACGTTCAAGCAGTACCTGGCCGGGGTGTTCCAGCGCCTGCTGCGCGAAGACCCGGAGTTGCGCAAGAAGGCCTATGCGGTGCAGGCCGACCTGTGGCTGAGCGGCGATGGCGAGGTCACGCGTGTAGAGCTGGCCCAGTCCAGCGGCGATGCCGACACCGACGCCCAGGTACTGGCGGCACTGCGGGCCACGCCCCGTTTGAAAGAACGCACACCGGCCTCCCTGACGTTGCCGGTGCGCCTGTCCCTCAAGGGCCGACGCCCGGAGTGAGCCAACCTTTTTTGCAGTTTTCTACAGGAGTTGTGTGCAGATGATTTCCCACGTGAATCGAGTGACCCTGGCGGTCGGCATGGTCATCGCGACCCTGGTCGGCCAGGCAACGGCCGCCCCGGCCGGGCCTTCGGAAAACGCCACGATCAACCTGATCCGCCTGCTGGTGCAGCAAGGTGTGCTCAAGCAGGAACAGGCCGAGGGGCTGATCGCCCAGGCCGAGAAAGAGGCGGTGCAGGCGCGCCAGACCGCAGTGGCCGCCACCGGGCCTGCGGCGGCCCCTGGGGATGTGCGGGTGCAGTACGTGCCGGCCGCCGTGCGTGATCAGATCCGCGACCAGGTCAAGGCCGAAGTCATGGCCACTGCCAAGCAGGAAAACTGGGCCCAGCCCAACACCTTCCCGGATTGGGTCTCGCGTATCAGCTTCGATGGCGATATCCGCCTGCGTGACGAGTCGCGGTTCTTCTCTGGCAACAACAGCAACGAAATCGTCGATTACGCCAAGCTCAACGAGAACGGTCCCTACGACGTTAACAAAGACACCAACACCCGCCTGCCGCCATTGCTCAACACCCGTGAAGACCGCGAGAACCTGTTCCGCCTACGCGCACGCCTGGGGATGAAGGCGATCATTTCGCCGGAATGGACCGCAGGCATCCGCATCGGCACCGGCTCCGACAACAACCCGGTGTCCACCACCCAGACCCTGGGCGGCGGCTTTGGCAAGAAAGATATCTGGCTCGACCAGGGCTACCTGACCTGGAAGGCCACCCAGGACCTGACCCTGACGGGCGGGCGGATCGCCAACCCGTTCTATTCCACCGACCTGATGTACTCCAGCGACCTCAACTTCGACGGCGTGGCGGCGATCTTCAACCACAGCCTCAACAACGAATGGGGCCTGTTCGGCACGCTGGGCGCGTTCCCGGTGGAGTACACCTCCGACACCGCCAGCAGCAACGGTTTCGACAAGGAAGACAGCGACACCAAATGGCTGTTCGGCGGGCAGATCGGCGCCAACTGGAAGATCAACCGCAGCAACAGCCTCAAGGGCGCATTGGCCTACTACCGCTTCGACGACATCGAAGGCCAGCGCTCCAGCCCTTGCTCGCCATGGGCCGGCGCGCCGGGCTGCGACACCGACGGCTCGCGCGTGGCCTTTATGCAAAAGGGCAACAGCGTATTCCTGCTGCGCAATATCAACGCCAACCCGGCAACCCCGGGCCTGACCCCGCAACCGCAATACGTGGGCCTGGCCTCCAAGTTCGATGTGCTGGACCTGAACCTGGTGTGGGACAGCGAACTGCCTCAAGACTTCAGGCTGCGCAGCCAGGCCAACTTCATTCACAACCTAGCCTACGACAAGGGCGAAATGCTCAAGCGCAGCGAAGGCGAGATCGTCAACAACATCAACAGCAAGGGCCAGTTTGAAAGTGGCGGCAATGCGCTGATGGTTCAGTTCACCCTCGGCAGTGCCCTGGAGATGAAAAAGGCCGGCGACTGGAACCTGTTGGCTGGCTACAAGTACATCCAGCCGGATGCCTTGCCGGATGGCTTCAACGACTCGTCCTTCCACCTCGGCGGCACCAACGCCAAGGGCTACTTCATTGGCGGCAACTACGGCATCGACAAGAACATCTACGCCAGCGCCCGTTGGCTGAGCGCCTCAGAGGTGTATGGCGCGCCGTTTGAAGTCGATGTGATGCAACTGGAACTGAATACGCGCTTCTGACGCGCCGGGAGATACCCATGAACATGCGAATTTGCGGACTGGTCCTGGCCCTGGTCGCCACCGGCGCCTCGGCCGAAGGCATGGAGGAGCGCCTGCGCACCCAGTTGCGCAGCACCACCGCGCAGCTGCAGGCACTGCAAAGCGAACAGGCCCAGGCCGCCGCTGCACGGATTGCCGCCGAAAACCAGGCCAAGCAGGCCCAGGTGCAGATCAAGCAGTTGAGCCTGGAGCTGGACAAGGCCCGAGGCGTGGCCGAGCAAC comes from the Pseudomonas shahriarae genome and includes:
- a CDS encoding DUF2341 domain-containing protein; this translates as MQRLFLSLLICLGFVLPATAQAWWQDDWHYRKQISLDTTPQGAAINQALGRTALLVRLHTGNFTFDGVKEDGADLRFVSADDKTVFNHQIESFDPLMGMALIWVDVPKIEGGQRQDLWMYYGNDKAPATGNGQLTFDPSYTALYHFEGANGTPARDTTAYGNTALNATGASIDGVIGRALQFSGQPLLLPASPSLQHTASGAFTFSAWLRLDQAAGEQVVLARREGSSSLVLGLNQGMPFVEIDGQRAVSTQPLNPGQWQHLAFTAAGNAVTLYVNGRETATLALAMPAFNSQLAIGADLPESTGGLLPFAGAMDELRLSKVARPAGALLADASAQGSESKLLAYGVDEEQSGFGFGSLGFLLKAVPIDAWVIILVLVAMMVQSWVIMLRKNRMVSRVSSANEIFREQFAQIGTRLEMYYDDQILAERLSHSSLWRLYRVAVQEIRTRRAQGADTSSVSAATIEAIRCSMDGVRTRENQQLSAKLSTLSNAIAGGPYIGLLGTVLGIMVVFLGTAMAGDVNINAIAPGMAAALLATAMGLFVAIPALFGYNRLITRNKEVSADMRVFVDEFITRLAEMHGESQSSEAGHRRAQPAHVPA
- a CDS encoding ExbD/TolR family protein — encoded protein: MASVNASHDDDEDAAVDNINITPLVDVLMVVLVMFILTATAQVSGIQIHLPKASASVSLSEAKTKAISVNDGGQVFLDAYPVTLGELEERLRIEKALNPEFPVIVRGDATVQYQKVIEVLDLLRRLELSQVGLVTGKPS
- a CDS encoding energy transducer TonB family protein, which produces MTAQMPIPPTPVKKSPLRPLKWGAGLLVGAVAAWFLWQWANDMSGVRREAPKVPMIIPLPPPPPPPPEPPKEPEPQVEEKIPEPEPTPAPEEIKPEQEAPPSPADDLANPMQIDGDAQAGNDGFNVGAGKGGGMAGSGGGGLGTGTFKQYLAGVFQRLLREDPELRKKAYAVQADLWLSGDGEVTRVELAQSSGDADTDAQVLAALRATPRLKERTPASLTLPVRLSLKGRRPE
- a CDS encoding putative porin, translating into MISHVNRVTLAVGMVIATLVGQATAAPAGPSENATINLIRLLVQQGVLKQEQAEGLIAQAEKEAVQARQTAVAATGPAAAPGDVRVQYVPAAVRDQIRDQVKAEVMATAKQENWAQPNTFPDWVSRISFDGDIRLRDESRFFSGNNSNEIVDYAKLNENGPYDVNKDTNTRLPPLLNTREDRENLFRLRARLGMKAIISPEWTAGIRIGTGSDNNPVSTTQTLGGGFGKKDIWLDQGYLTWKATQDLTLTGGRIANPFYSTDLMYSSDLNFDGVAAIFNHSLNNEWGLFGTLGAFPVEYTSDTASSNGFDKEDSDTKWLFGGQIGANWKINRSNSLKGALAYYRFDDIEGQRSSPCSPWAGAPGCDTDGSRVAFMQKGNSVFLLRNINANPATPGLTPQPQYVGLASKFDVLDLNLVWDSELPQDFRLRSQANFIHNLAYDKGEMLKRSEGEIVNNINSKGQFESGGNALMVQFTLGSALEMKKAGDWNLLAGYKYIQPDALPDGFNDSSFHLGGTNAKGYFIGGNYGIDKNIYASARWLSASEVYGAPFEVDVMQLELNTRF